The nucleotide sequence CTAGATTGATATAAACAGATCTATAAAAAAAGATCTATTCATCATCATCTTACAATGGAGAATTACAGATACAATTCACCTACAAGAAAATAACTCTTAGTTTCACCCATGGGGGAAAGCTAGGGGCTTTCCCCTAGCTTTTCAGTTTGTTGTGCTCATGGgaacttgaaaaaaatctatgatttgCAGGAATGGACTAATCCATTAATCACAGGTTAACCTGCTTTAACACAATTGCCATCCCAGGTTAGAGACCCCCCCCTTCATCGTGCATATgcttacaacaacaacaacaacaacaacaaaacaagggtCTGTGATTCTGCTAAGCAAGTTAGTGCTGATagaataaagctttattttgtaaacttgattttttttccttttttgctttttctcccacCAATGactctttttgtccttttctcttaGGATTATAACAAAACTCCTTTCAAACCCTTTGAAACAATTTCCATTGTGTCATGGAACACAAAGGAATAGGATTCTAATTGCAAGCAGGTATGGGCTAGTCATAGGCTGTTAGCAAGAGGAATCAAAGTAAAAATCCAAGAGAAAGGTACAATTGAGACCCATCAAGGTGACTTCAGCACTCAGACCACTCTGAAGCACtgcctttcactgtttttttctgcttaaattttACTAAAGGGGTTTTGTTTCTAGCTAGAGAGGCCATCTTTTACAATTACTGACAACATTCCAAATTGGACCATATTGAAGATTCTCTATACTAGGGGAAAGCTTCTCAGTCAATGACTTCAAACTGAAAGAAACAGGTAATGAAAGTTGCTTGAAATGAAGGGTAGCTCCTTACCTTGGATTTCAAATTCGTCAACCTCATCAGCAGAGCCGGAGTCAGAGAACTGTGTTGAATCACGTGAGCTGAACTGGGAGCTGCTAGAAGTGACCCGAAAGCCtgctataaagaaaagaaaaagaaaaagaagaaaaagaaaaagaaaaagaaaaagaaaaagagaaagagaaagagaaagagaaagagaaagagaaagagaaagaaaaagaaaaagaaaaagaaaaagaaaaagaaaaaaaagaaaaagaaaaagaaaaaaagaaagaaaaaagaaagaaaagaaaagaaaagaagaaaagaaaagaaaagaaaagaaaagaaaagaaaagaaaagaaaaggaaggaaagaaaggttgGTTAATAaacaggacaggaaaaaaaaaaataaacaggacagAAAGAGGTCTCCTACTCCTAGGGTCACAATGAAAGGGACCTGGTATGACTGGGAACCTTGGCCAGGAAGATGCTGGGAGAAATGGGCACTAGCACTTCTTGTCAGTTGTTCCTCATTTTATTTACGAAATTTTGaaagtttcaaataaatagaaGGTACTACTATCTGGGAAGTGACTCTGGGACCAGCAGTCTTAGTTCTCATataagaaatctatttttttggaagataTTTCTGAGGTAATAAATGGATGAACTCTAGAACTCTGGGTCtggtaggaaaaaaattagaacagcATAAAAAACTCTTTGCGATAGCACAGGAGCCCTTGGCTTGGTTATGATATCTCCAAGTGAGACACAAAAGGAAGCTCACTAGGCACCAACGCTTATCCTGAAGCCCTGCAGAAGCAGAACTGAGGGGCTCGCAGCCTCACTCACTTCCATGCTCTGTCTCCTGGTACACGGGGAGCAGGTTCTTGGTGCGGATCTGCTGGCGACGAAGGCGGATCTTCTGCTTCAGTTCCTGAATCTCTCTATCgctgtcttcctcctcttcttcctcctcttctaggCACTGGCTCATCATGTTGCACTTCATTAGCTCAATGGCAGCAATCAAGGACTCTGAGATGCTGAAGTGGGCATTCTCCTGGGGGGCAGGAGAACACCAAAGAAGTTGATTAGCAAGGGGCTAGATGTGTTGAACATCTCACTGACTGTAATGCTCGCAAGTACAGCTTCAATGACATGCACTGCTTTTATTCAGCGGAAATGAACACTTCTACTCTAAGAAAAGCTGATGGCCAGAAAACCTGTTCTATATTCTCTTTATTCTCAAACCTGCCATGCCTGGCCTTCCTGTCCTGCTTTCTACATGAAAATATGATATAGAAGAAGTCCAGAATTTAATATCAGGGTCTTTCTTAGAGCCATACCcctataaataaagtattaaggTAAATGGAATAGCTCAGGATAAAGTGTTTGTAAGTGCTAAAATGCTATAGGGTCATTATTCATTACGTAtctgagtcttattttttttttaagattttatttatttattcatgagagacatggagagaagggcagagacataggcagagggagaagaaggctcctcgcagggagcttaatgcaggactcaatcccagactgagatcacgccttgagctgaaggcagacgctcaaccgctgagccagccaggcgtcccacatATCTGAGCCTTATAACAAAATATAGATGTTAATTCTGGAAACATCTTTTACCTAAGGTTCAAGGGCCAAGGATACAATAACCATGTGGCCAAAATTCAGTACTCCTGCGCCCAAGGGAGCTGCTAATGCAAAAGCAGTAATATTTTGGACTCAGTGAGGAGCATATACTCCCTGAAAAGTTCTCTAGAGATTGAATGTGTTGAGCTTATCTTTACTTTGAACTTACTTCACCCATAGTCTTTGCTCATGTTCTAACTATGTACCTAAAACCTCTTTCAAACAAATGGCCGCACAGCCCCTTAGGCCAGATGTCCCAACTCATGAGCAAACTCTTCAGTAGCCCCTTAGATTCCTCACCTTTTCCAGGTCTGCACAGCTCCCAAAGTCTTGCTCCGATAGGTAACTGATGAGGGACTGTCCTTCTGATGGTCTTCGGAACATGCCCTCCCCTGAGCACAGGTACTGACCACCCTCTGTAGGAAAACAGAATGTGAATGTGAAAAATTCTGACTTAGAAAGCAAATAGACAAGCTTCTTGAGAAGGCTGATGATTTCACCACTAAAGATGTTCCCAAGTTTGCCCAGGTAGCAGGTTGGAAAGAAGACGTCTACCTTCTAAAGGAATTTCTTTGAATCTCAGAATCTCAGAGCACTAAGCCTCTTGGTTaaagaatagaataaatgaaGAGAGCCCAGAGACAATCCTTACACTATCAAAATTTAAAGATGACATACTTGCCCTCCTAccctacaaaaaagaaaacaaaaacccagtgCTGAGAACCTTGACAAGGGAACAAATAGCTTCCTCTTGTGGATGATTTCCACATAGAGCTTATCTTCTGGTAATCCTGGCCCGATACCAAAGGCTTCTTTTCATGGTCCCTCTCACCCACTCAGACAGCCATCCATTTGGATCAATAGACAGTCATGGTGATAACACCCACAGCATAAGAGAGGGTGGGACCCCTAATTCAGAAAGGAGCAAGAGAAATGGCAAGACAGTGTGATTTCTAGCACAGGGGCTGTAAATAATGAGAGGAAGGGTGAGACTGTACGGTGTGTACCCTCCACGGAGCTGACATGAGCCAGACAGCTCAGAGCTTAGTAGGCACATAGGGAGAGCTGAGAAAAGACACAGCTGCAGCCCTGGCCTTCCTAGTACTCACCATACTCCATGTACAGAGAGCTGGGTGTGCTGACTTCACTGCTTTGGCCAGAGTAAGGCAAGGGGCCTCTCAACTTCGACTTATCATTGCAGGATTCTAGTGTCAGTGGCCACCAGGGAGTAAAAACACACATACGAGGTGAGCAACAATGTACATTCCCAACTGTGGAGTTTCAACATTTAAATACTCCCATTCCCGATGCCCTCCCAAACAGGAGAGGGGTGGCACACCAACAGGGAACAGTCCAAGAATGCAGGAACACATGGAGGAAAGGAGATGGTGAGTCCCTATATTCTAAGAATAAAGAGAAACTATGACCCAGAATGCAGcaacacaaagatgaaaaagaatcaaatcaaaatgaactCATGagtttagttcttttttcttctgtcttcttgccAAATGTTGGCTAGGAATATTAGCCAATTTCCATGCTCTTGACAAAAACCAATGTAGAAAACAGTCCTCACATGGTAAAACAAAGATAAGCACATTGAACTTTTCTGATACCTGGACACTGGGCTTTTAAATAGTCTCAGAATGGTTACACTAGGAATACTGGGATAAAGCCTCTATTGAACCTGAAGTTTGTCATACTTACATATTTAACCCACTTCTGAATtaggtgaaaaacaaaaacatccagcAATGTCCTTAAGAGAAGCATCCAGACAATGCTAGAAAAGCCTAGACGATGGCCCTGCAGCCACAGGGCTCAGATGGCCACAGGGCTGTGGGCCCAGCCtgacaggagaagggagggagaggtatCAAGAGAAGCCTGGCAAAGTAGGAGTGGCCGCGTAGAAGTTTTCAAGCACCGACGAGGAGCAGAGAAATAGCAGCAGGCAGGGCTTGCAGGAAATGAGAAACTGATATTCTTCTCCAAAGGAAAACACTAAACTCCCAGCGCTAcagaaggaaggcagaaaagCAGGTGAGTGCCTGGGAAGTGAGCAGGATGCTCTGGGAGAGTGAATGATTGAGCTGCACCCAACCCATACCCCCCACAGATGGTGCCAGCCCGTCAGCTGCTCCTCTTGTTACCTACTATGTGGTAAGAGGTAACTGCGTTTTCCTAGGGTCTCAGAGATTTCTGCTGGTCCTGGCACTGGGCTCTCCTCCTCACTACTGAACTCTAgacaagccagagtcaccaggatgCCTCGCTAAGAAACTATGACTTGCAGGGGACCTTTGAGGTCCTGAGTCAAATCCAATGCACAACACAAACTCCAACTCCAGCACTCCGCTCCTCACAGCACGTAAAGGCCACCCAGACTTCGCTTACTGAGCTAACTACCTCTAGATGTCGCCCATTCAAATGAACAGCTCTAATTCTTAGATTTCCTCACATTCTCTTGGGTCTTCTTACAATTTCTCATCTCCTTAAGAAGAGCAACGCCCTTCTAAACAGCCGTCCTACCTCCTCTTTAACTTTCCCTTTTCCGAGCTAACATACTCGGTGGCTTCACTCATCACCAGGAGGCCGGAGCTTTCGGTTCTCCTGATCACTCTGTCTTCTACTATTAATATCTCCACGAACCCAGAATTGAACACGGTATTTAATTTCAACACCACCGTGAAAACGAAAGAAACGACCGAAGTCACTAGAAAAAGCCTGTACAGTGACTGGAatggggggtgggatgggacttatagaggaaggaaggcaggcgaaagaaaaggaaatgggacTCTGGGAGAGGCAAAAAACATGCATCCACATTCAAGACCAcaggatggggggaggggaaggtgtTAACACATTCTGGTGTTAattcaaggaaaataaagtaaTCCACAGTAAGTactcagttataaaaaaaattctgccacTGATTCAACATGATGCCTTAGACAAAGAGCGGGCTTTGCTTTCACCTTTGAGCAAAACACGATCGATAAATCTGGACTCTGCCTCCCAGAAGCTGCTGGGAGACTAAATGCGGCATCTGAAAGTCACGGGTGGGAAACGTATTATGCAAAATGTCTCTGCCATTTTAGAGACGGGTCCAAGAATCACAGCAGGATTGGCCAGACTAGCCAGACTTGATTTGACACCAGAATGGAAAAGGAGGTTCTGAACTAAGCAAGATGgtcacagaggaggaggaggtggtggacaGAAAGGACTGGCTCCCAAACCTGCAATGGGATCTTCAACTATAATGGTGATATTCCTGGGGCCTCCTGTACGTAGACAGACAGGTGCAGAGGAGAGTCCAAACAGAGGAAATGAGAATAGAGACAGTGAGAAAAAGGGCATCCTTTCATCTAGCAGACGTGGGGACTCAACTGCCAAGAGGGGAACCCTACTGCTGAAGAACTCAGCAACTGAACTGAGGTAGCTGACTCATGAGGAGCTACACGTGACCCCCTCTCCCTCAGACCCTTTGGCTTAGGTTTTCTCTGGCTCCCTTTTCCGAAGCAGGTTACTGTGGTTTCTGGAATCCACATGGATTCAAGAATGGGGGCAGGGAGGTTTTCCATGCTCAAAGCCCAGTGGCCTAGAGTACAGCAGACAGCAGGCCTGCAGCAGCTGATGTGAAGCAAGGAGCTAACTCAAGTACTCTTCACATCTAAGAAAGCTTGTGTGAAGACAGGCTTTGATTtggagttgttgtttttttttttcctagagagtTCCAAAAGCCAAACCACATCTTGAGTAGAAaaacggggaaaaaaaaatttgtcactTGCAAGTTTCAGGTGAGGGCCTCAGCTCTCATCTTTCTAGAAACTACAATGAGAAATCAATGGCAGCTCCAGCTGCTAAAGGAaatctccctctttttcctttttttttttttttttttacaattttttatattttatttctggggCTTTTCTACCCAGAACTGGCTTTAAGCACAGAGATCCACGTTATACTTGCTGTTGTGGAGGTTCTCTTACAAACGAAACCCAACCAAAGCCTGCTGGAACTAACAACCCATGACAGAAGATGGCAGGGAGATGGCAAAAGCAATGAGCCCCACCTCTCCCGTGCCGAGGGTGCCCTCTGCTAGCTGCTGGGATTTGTGTGAGGGAGGCTGAGGTGACCAGGGCCCCTCTACAGGGCTGCCCTCCAACCAGAATTAGTGAAGCAGCAATCAGCCCCGCTTACTTGTTCCCACACTAGTATATCCCTAGTTTTCATAAGGAAATCCCAATACCACTTTGCCTCTCTCATACTGCTATTGCATCTGACCACACTTCTCAGGAATCACAGAAAGGAGAGGGATGGAATGGGATTATTCATTAGCATTTCTCCTCTGagagaaactttaaaaactcaAACTGTGACAAGTCACGTTGTCCTCTGATGCTAAGGAGGTGGTGAAAGAACCCAGGAAAACATTTACTATTTGGCAACGTATAGAGGCACAAACATAGATATTCTCAGAGAGATTTCCTGGGTATTCATAATACACGAGGAACTTCTCTCTTTCGTTACAAGCAGGACACCCCATCATGTCATCAGAAACATAACTTATTAACTAGGGGCTGGTGACTAGCATTACCTGGGGCTCCTCTGGAGGCAATGTTGGTATCCGAATGGGAGCGAGTGTGGCTCTTTTTTGTTCCACTGGTGGCAGGGAGTGTCTGCCCTTCCGAGAAGCTGGACCTGCGAAGGATGCTGGACAGCTGGCTCTGCCCGTCTCCTTCCTGCTCGCCTAGGGAAGAAGCAGCAGAATCTGGCTTCTGCGAGCTGCTGGAGGAGAACAAGTTGGAGCTGCTGCTCTCAGCATTGCTGCTGTGACTCTGACAGCTGGCAGTCCGGCCTCGGGGGTCCAGGTTGCCAATGGCCAAGTACTCGGGCCCCTCGCTGGCATCACTTGGGGAATCATTCTGGCTGCTGACCAAGGATGCTTCTAGGGGGCTGGTCAGAGTGCTAGAGCTCATCTCATTTGGGGTTGAGGAGGAATCCCTGGCTAATGCAGAGACTGGAAGCAGGGAGGCTTGGAAGGCTTGATCCTGTGCTGGTGAGACGTGCTCTCTGCTTTCTTGAGGTTTTCGGGGAGGGCCAGAGAGTGAAAAGGAAGTAGATCTTCTTTCTAGGatatagaaagagaagaaaaggatgaGCTGGGAATCCTTGGTACATATGTAGGGTTTCTCTACAACTGAGGACCAAACTCCCTATCATTACTAGGTGCCCAGGACACGTGGTATCACCTCAGAAAAGGTTCACCATGCGAGGTAAGCAAAAATCGCTTAGAAGCAGGTAAGCCGCATAAGGTAAGGTAAGAGCGTGGGCTCTTGACACAGTGGCTTCATCGCTTATTAGTATgcatttctcatctgtaaaatgagcaatGGTAACAACACCTACTGTGTAGGACAGTTTTGGGGATCAAATGAAGTAATACATATAAATTGACTctaacagagcctggcacatggcaggccctcacttattattactactattattgaAATGCTTTCTTGCAATATGGATTAGAGATCCAGGACAATCTAAAAACATCTCTTTCCTCTATTACTTTAATGATTCTGCTGATCTTAGGCTAGTCACCATCCAACTTTTTAAGATGTCCATTAAAGACATGAAAGTTGACAAACTGCACCAACCCACGGCTCTGTCTATACCTCCTGTGTGCACCCACAAAGTCCCCTACTTTCCAGGGTTGGGCATTCATGTCATAACTACCCCTTCCTGTCCCCATACCTGAGCCGTGGTTGGGTACGGACTGGTAGAGGCTAGAGAAGGACCCAAAGTAGGAATGCTGAGCATGGCTGGTCGGAGGGGTGTATGTGGAACCAGGCAGGGCTGTCAGGCTCTGGCTCTTTGTTACCAGCAGCGGGCTCTCATGCTTTCTGGCAAACTACAAAAGAAACGTGTGTCAGAGTTGAggctgggcgggggtggggggtggggggggctcggAGGAGGAGCATTTAGCACTACAGAAATGCTAGTAGAAGCTGACCTCTGGCAGCAGGCTTGGACTGCGGCCAGAGCCTATAGGTACGACATACAACTCTACTGCTCTATCAGAGCTACAACTTTGAAATCTCGAAGTCCTGCCATACACCACAGCCTCTGAAATTGGAATCCTAGGTAGTACACCAGAAGTGCTTTATCATAGAGGCAGTACAACAAAATTCTTAAGACTATGCACAGAATCAGAAATCAGATAGATCAGCGTTCAAATCCAAGCTCTACCACTTACAAACTTGGAGCAAGAGACATCTCTATTCTGTCCTCCAGCTGGCTTCctttataaaataagattaatGTCGATCTTATAGAggtatgagaattaaatgagatgaagcaTGTATTGTGCCTAAATCAAGCCTGTAACACAGAAAGTGTTTAACAGGTGGTAACtaagaatcaaaatttaaaaaccaagagaCACAGGGAATCCCTCCTGTAAAGGAGTGGGGACTGTGATTCCTTTCTAGCTGAGGCACTGATATTACTGATGGGTTGAGTGAATTGGAGGATTGCTGATAAGCAATATCAagcaaaaaaattttctttaggggatccctgggtggctcagtggtctagcgcctgcctttggcccagggcatgatcctgaagtcttggGGTCAAGTCTTGTGTCGGGCTCCCGACACAAGCCTGcttggatcctgcttctctctctgctggtgtctctgcctctccctctctctatgtctctcatgaataaataaataaaattaaaaaaaaatttttttctttatacttcaaGGACGAAGGTGATCCAACCCTGTGTAACACTAGGTCATACTAGGTATGACACTGTAAATCCTACTTCTGATGCAAAATCATCCTCTTCCCCCCAGTTTGTCAAGGCTCCTCTTTACAATGGGGTTTAAAAAACAGACACTTCCCTCCTTAAGCAGATCTTAGACCTTTTACTTCAATAGATACTTAATGGTACCTCCCCTTCTTCTccaagttttagttttttttgttttttgttttttaaatgaaagcctTTCAGTTCACAACTGCCTAAGCAAAGAAATAGCCTGCAACAAAGGGTTATATCACGGTAAGGTCCAGGGCCCAGCACAGACACAGATGGTTCCTTGCCCCCTTACCATAGATGCATCAATCTGAGCCAGGAGGCGGGGGTTGTTCTGTTCAACTGCTTCCAGGCACTGGAGCATGGCCGTGACGTGGGCGTTGCTTAGCAGGAAAGCAGTATCTGGGGAGAGAAATGCTACTGCTGTGATGGAGCCCAACAGGGAGATTGTTAGCATCCCTGTACAGCCTGGGAGAGGCTCAGGGAAGTAAAGAGACAAAAGGTAAAAATGTCTTGAGGAGATTCATGCTGCTGCAGGGGAGCGGAATCAGGGACATATAAAGTATAGGAGAGGCTAAGTAATGTGCAGTGTAATAGGCCACGACAAGGGGGCTTCAAAGTCACAAAGTCCCAGATTTGAATCCTGTCTCTAGGTGACTTTAGCCGAGTCACCTAACCTCATTGGGCTCTGCTTCCCTGACTGGAAAACAGgtgtattatcattattatctttacatttgtattattttattataaaagaagtTTATGCCATCAGATTAACCGTGATAACTCTCCATGCAATGTTTGAGGTCAGGCATCAAGATCAGTAACAGACAGGAATTTGAGGATGATGTCACTCAGCTGAAGGAAGAACTCCAGAAGCACAGAAGGCTACTACTAGATATATTATTTCACTCTGCTTTATAGTCcaatattttttccacattttgtAGATTCCATAGTTCTCTATGGCCATAAAGATCTCTTGCTGTTACAACTGGCAAGACTCCAAATGGCATACCCAAAACATGATCAAATTACTTGTTGAAGATTTTTGGTGGTTGATAAGGCCCCCGTCTCCTCCCTCCTATCTTGAACCAATATAAGGAATAGATACAAAAGTTAGCctggcaaaaaaattaaaaaatctatcagcaagaaatgctaaaagaataGCTTCTGTGCTTAAAACTACAGCCAAAATGGACTTCCTGCCAGTTCCCCCATGTATATTCCTGATTTGTAAGACAAGCCAAAAGCAATCTATCTGAGTTATTATCTCAAGTTTCTTACAGAAATACTTTTACTCAGGGACTAATCCTAGGCCTCTCTGCCCACTGATCCATTCcttctcttgcttcctttctttctttcttttttttttttttcctgtaccaCAGAGATGCTAAGTCCTAAAAGTAGTGTCTTCCCAAGACCCTTTTTGCTGGTATCCAACTGGGGAAGTCAGGGAGGGGAAGAAATCCTCTGacttctccccttgctcatgcccTCCCATCTCCTGCTAGTGCCTTGCTGGCTGAAACCTGCCCACTGAGAGCAGTAGCTCCCAGAGCTTGATAACTTCTTTTTAGGTGACaccttctttccttattttttgccTCCGTATTTCTCCGCCATAGAACAGAGGTATTAATACCCAGCTCTCAGGCCTATTGGGAAGAGTATATGCATAAAAAGTATGTAACAATGACTAGCACATAggaaatgctcagtaaatggtggTTATTCTTATCGGTTTATatccctgggggcaggggagtaCCTTAGCATAAAGTTGGATTGTGTTTTACACATAAAGGAGAAGACTGGACGCATGTTTCTGATTAGAATCTCTAGGGCACCCAGTGAAGTATATGGGGCTCTGGGGGGAGAGTCAGTCTATAAAGGAAGAGGAATGTGGAAgagatgaaaaagtatatgcaaCAATCTTGGCTAAGTGACCGTCACGTACCTGTGTAGAATTTTCTGATATACTGCTTGTCCCCGAGCAGTGGTCGGAGCTGGGCGGAGAGACAGTGGCACTGCAAGCTGTGCTGCAGCCACAATTCAGCAACAGCATGCTCACTCACACCATCAGTGCTGCTCTGGCTATTCTCGTGTAAGCTGATGAACTGGGAGGCAAAGAGGATGGGTCACAACATGCATCCTGGTAAAAACAGCAAGACTGAGGCCTAATGACCAGAAAACTAAATGGAGATGGGTAAGAGGAAGTGATGAGTAGGATTTTTCCTCTGGGTAGCATCTAGAGGTtactgagggaggaggggaagcaagGGATCAGTGGTTCCACTGCTGCACTGGATCACTGAAGAGGAATGAAGCAGCTAAGACCTGATATGCGGCTCTAAGAGAGAACAAAGCTGCTACATCTGTCTCTTTATGTCCTAACTCCAAAGAGACATTTAGCCTGGAGTGTTCAGAGGAAGGATGAACTCGACCTCTTGGCTTCTCTCACAGAGTTCTTCATTTCAGTTGGCCTCCAGAAAATAATGCAACAAAAATCTGGGGACAAGGAAGATGCTTCTTCTTCTGGGGACAAGGAAGAAGATTCTCCACCAAAGAGGGtagcctgagtggctcggtggtttagcaccgccttcagcctggggtgtgatcctggagccctgggattgagtcccacgtcgggttccctgcatggagcctgcttctccctctgcctatgtctctgcttctctctctcctctctgtgtttctcatgaataaataaataaataaaatcttaaaaaaaaaaaaaaaaagattctccacCACAGAGAGGTCATCTGAGCATCTTGTTTTGGCCCTAGTCAGAGCAACCTCTATTTGGAACCTCCTTCTAGTTGGCTGTTTCTAAAAGCAAAGTCTCCTAAGCAGCTTGTAAGTGGAAATGACTACagcaatatattttagaaaaggaagTTAGTTGGAGGTAAAGGAGAGTGGTGGTAAGATAAATTACGCGAGAAGGACAAAGAAAGTCTATGTAAGAAAACCACCGGGCTCTGGATTTTTCTCACAAAAGAGGCCAGTTTGACACCCTGCGATTTGGTTCCCTGATCGTTTGAAAACAAAGTACTTTTCCTGACATCATCTCAGCAATGAACCTAGCAGTGGGTGggatatatatgaaacaaaactGGCCTTGTATTGACACGTACTGAGGACAGGTGATAGATATTTTGAGGGTTCATTACATTACTCTCtttaattttctatgtatttgaaaTCTTCCATaatgaagaattaaataaatagatacatatgtTTGGCAGTGATTGATCTGGAactagctgtgtaactttggcCAAGTCACTAGCCTCCATGAGCTATTTCCCTAACTGGAAATCAAAGGTACTACATTGAGCTAAGCATCCCAATCT is from Canis lupus baileyi chromosome 35, mCanLup2.hap1, whole genome shotgun sequence and encodes:
- the RUBCN gene encoding run domain Beclin-1-interacting and cysteine-rich domain-containing protein isoform X3; translated protein: MRPEGAGMDLGGCEERLPEASRREHWQLLGNLKTTVEGLVSANSPNVWSKYGGLERLCRDMQSILYHGLIHDQVCCRQTDYWQFVKDIRWLSPHSALHVEKFISLHENSQSSTDGVSEHAVAELWLQHSLQCHCLSAQLRPLLGDKQYIRKFYTDTAFLLSNAHVTAMLQCLEAVEQNNPRLLAQIDASMFARKHESPLLVTKSQSLTALPGSTYTPPTSHAQHSYFGSFSSLYQSVPNHGSERRSTSFSLSGPPRKPQESREHVSPAQDQAFQASLLPVSALARDSSSTPNEMSSSTLTSPLEASLVSSQNDSPSDASEGPEYLAIGNLDPRGRTASCQSHSSNAESSSSNLFSSSSSQKPDSAASSLGEQEGDGQSQLSSILRRSSFSEGQTLPATSGTKKSHTRSHSDTNIASRGAPGGPRNITIIVEDPIAESCNDKSKLRGPLPYSGQSSEVSTPSSLYMEYEGGQYLCSGEGMFRRPSEGQSLISYLSEQDFGSCADLEKENAHFSISESLIAAIELMKCNMMSQCLEEEEEEEEDSDREIQELKQKIRLRRQQIRTKNLLPVYQETEHGTGFRVTSSSSQFSSRDSTQFSDSGSADEVDEFEIQDGSEGSNLTHMSKNGLSVSMASMFSDADIRRSTASHSKSFTSSQPFSHCFLHSTSAEAVAMGLLKQFEGMQLPAASELEWLVPEHDAPQKLLPIPDSLPISPDDGQHADIYKLRIRVRGNLEWAPPRPQIIFNVHPAPTRKIAVAKQNYRCAGCGIRTDPDYIKRLRYCEYLGKYFCQCCHENAQVVIPSRVLRKWDFSKYYVSNFSKDLLIKIWNDPLFNVQDINSALYRKVKLLNQVRLLRIQLYHMKNMFKTCRLAKELLDSFDTVPGHLTEDLHLYSLNDLTATRKGELGPRLAELTRAGAAHVERCMLCQAKGFICEFCQNEEDIIFPFELHKCRTCEECKACYHKACFKSGSCPRCERLQARRELLAKQSLESYMSDYEEEPTEALALEATVLEAT
- the RUBCN gene encoding run domain Beclin-1-interacting and cysteine-rich domain-containing protein isoform X15 codes for the protein MQSILYHGLIHDQQVCCRQTDYWQFVKDIRWLSPHSALHVEKFISLHENSQSSTDGVSEHAVAELWLQHSLQCHCLSAQLRPLLGDKQYIRKFYTDTAFLLSNAHVTAMLQCLEAVEQNNPRLLAQIDASMFARKHESPLLVTKSQSLTALPGSTYTPPTSHAQHSYFGSFSSLYQSVPNHGSERRSTSFSLSGPPRKPQESREHVSPAQDQAFQASLLPVSALARDSSSTPNEMSSSTLTSPLEASLVSSQNDSPSDASEGPEYLAIGNLDPRGRTASCQSHSSNAESSSSNLFSSSSSQKPDSAASSLGEQEGDGQSQLSSILRRSSFSEGQTLPATSGTKKSHTRSHSDTNIASRGAPGGPRNITIIVEDPIAESCNDKSKLRGPLPYSGQSSEVSTPSSLYMEYEGGQYLCSGEGMFRRPSEGQSLISYLSEQDFGSCADLEKENAHFSISESLIAAIELMKCNMMSQCLEEEEEEEEDSDREIQELKQKIRLRRQQIRTKNLLPVYQETEHGTGFRVTSSSSQFSSRDSTQFSDSGSADEVDEFEIQDGSEGSNLTHMSKNGLSVSMASMFSDADIRRSTASHSKSFTSSQPFSHCFLHSTSAEAVAMGLLKQFEGMQLPAASELEWLVPEHDAPQKLLPIPDSLPISPDDGQHADIYKLRIRVRGNLEWAPPRPQIIFNVHPAPTRKIAVAKQNYRCAGCGIRTDPDYIKRLRYCEYLGKYFCQCCHENAQVVIPSRVLRKWDFSKYYVSNFSKDLLIKIWNDPLFNVQDINSALYRKVKLLNQVRLLRIQLYHMKNMFKTCRLAKELLDSFDTVPGHLTEDLHLYSLNDLTATRKGELGPRLAELTRAGAAHVERCMLCQAKGFICEFCQNEEDIIFPFELHKCRTCEECKACYHKACFKSGSCPRCERLQARRELLAKQSLESYMSDYEEEPTEALALEATVLEAT
- the RUBCN gene encoding run domain Beclin-1-interacting and cysteine-rich domain-containing protein isoform X17, producing MQSILYHGLIHDQQVCCRQTDYWQFVKDIRWLSPHSALHVEKFISLHENSQSSTDGVSEHAVAELWLQHSLQCHCLSAQLRPLLGDKQYIRKFYTDTAFLLSNAHVTAMLQCLEAVEQNNPRLLAQIDASMFARKHESPLLVTKSQSLTALPGSTYTPPTSHAQHSYFGSFSSLYQSVPNHGSERRSTSFSLSGPPRKPQESREHVSPAQDQAFQASLLPVSALARDSSSTPNEMSSSTLTSPLEASLVSSQNDSPSDASEGPEYLAIGNLDPRGRTASCQSHSSNAESSSSNLFSSSSSQKPDSAASSLGEQEGDGQSQLSSILRRSSFSEGQTLPATSGTKKSHTRSHSDTNIASRGAPEGGQYLCSGEGMFRRPSEGQSLISYLSEQDFGSCADLEKENAHFSISESLIAAIELMKCNMMSQCLEEEEEEEEDSDREIQELKQKIRLRRQQIRTKNLLPVYQETEHGTGFRVTSSSSQFSSRDSTQFSDSGSADEVDEFEIQDGSEGSNLTHMSKNGLSVSMASMFSDADIRRSTASHSKSFTSSQPFSHCFLHSTSAEAVAMGLLKQFEGMQLPAASELEWLVPEHDAPQKLLPIPDSLPISPDDGQHADIYKLRIRVRGNLEWAPPRPQIIFNVHPAPTRKIAVAKQNYRCAGCGIRTDPDYIKRLRYCEYLGKYFCQCCHENAQVVIPSRVLRKWDFSKYYVSNFSKDLLIKIWNDPLFNVQDINSALYRKVKLLNQVRLLRIQLYHMKNMFKTCRLAKELLDSFDTVPGHLTEDLHLYSLNDLTATRKGELGPRLAELTRAGAAHVERCMLCQAKGFICEFCQNEEDIIFPFELHKCRTCEECKACYHKACFKSGSCPRCERLQARRELLAKQSLESYMSDYEEEPTEALALEATVLEAT